One genomic window of Ruminococcus gauvreauii includes the following:
- the hemB gene encoding porphobilinogen synthase: MELIKRPRRLRGGETVRRMVRETRMDKSSLIYPLFAIDGENIEEEIPSMEGQYRYSVDRLPYELERLSKAGVSSVMLFGIPEHKDEVGSQAYAQDGIVQRALREARKQFPDLYYITDVCMCEYTSHGHCGVLCGHDVENDGTLELLSKTALSHVQAGADMVAPSDMMDGRVAAIRRLLDKNGYKEIPIMSYAVKYASAFYGPFRDAAGSAPSFGDRKSYQMDPHNSREGIKEALMDVEEGADIIMVKPAMSYLDLVTRVKEATNVPVAAYSVSGEYAMVKAAAKMDWIDEERIMCEMAVSAYRAGAQIYLTYYAKELAKCMDEGRIG, translated from the coding sequence ATGGAACTGATAAAGAGACCGAGAAGACTTCGCGGAGGAGAGACCGTCAGAAGGATGGTGCGTGAGACGAGAATGGATAAGTCGTCTCTGATCTATCCGCTGTTTGCGATCGACGGGGAAAACATTGAAGAAGAGATCCCGTCCATGGAGGGACAGTACCGCTACAGTGTGGACCGGCTGCCGTATGAACTGGAACGCCTTTCAAAGGCCGGAGTATCGAGTGTCATGCTGTTTGGGATACCGGAGCATAAAGATGAGGTGGGAAGCCAGGCGTATGCCCAGGACGGAATCGTACAGCGCGCGCTTCGCGAGGCGAGAAAACAGTTCCCGGACCTCTATTACATCACCGACGTCTGTATGTGTGAATATACGTCGCACGGGCACTGCGGCGTGCTGTGCGGCCACGATGTGGAAAATGACGGCACTCTGGAGCTCCTGAGCAAGACTGCACTGTCTCATGTGCAGGCGGGAGCTGATATGGTAGCGCCTTCCGATATGATGGACGGCAGAGTTGCCGCCATCCGCCGTCTTCTCGATAAAAACGGATACAAGGAAATCCCGATCATGTCGTACGCGGTAAAATATGCATCCGCATTTTACGGACCCTTCCGTGACGCGGCAGGCTCCGCACCGTCGTTTGGCGATCGGAAATCTTACCAGATGGATCCCCACAATTCGCGGGAAGGCATCAAAGAGGCACTGATGGATGTGGAAGAGGGTGCTGATATTATTATGGTAAAACCTGCGATGTCTTATCTGGATCTCGTTACGCGGGTAAAAGAGGCGACCAACGTACCGGTGGCGGCGTACAGCGTGAGCGGAGAGTATGCGATGGTGAAGGCTGCAGCGAAGATGGACTGGATCGATGAAGAGCGCATCATGTGCGAGATGGCAGTGAGCGCCTACCGCGCAGGGGCGCAGATCTACCTGACATATTACGCGAAAGAGCTGGCAAAATGTATGGATGAAGGGAGAATCGGGTGA
- the rnhA gene encoding ribonuclease HI, with product MLVKIYTDGSARGNPDGPGGYGCVLHYTDGQGKLHTREYSAGYEKTTNNRMELMAAIAGLEALTRPCQVELYSDSKYLVDAFNQHWIDSWLKKGWKRGKNEPVKNVDLWKRLLKAKEMHQVTFHWVKGHDGHPENERCDELATSAADGSSLLVDTVEEN from the coding sequence ATGTTGGTGAAAATTTATACGGATGGTTCAGCGAGGGGGAACCCCGACGGGCCAGGCGGATACGGCTGTGTCCTGCACTATACGGACGGACAGGGGAAGCTGCATACACGGGAATACAGCGCCGGTTATGAAAAAACGACGAACAACCGGATGGAGCTGATGGCGGCGATCGCCGGGCTGGAAGCGCTGACCCGTCCATGTCAGGTGGAACTGTATTCGGATTCTAAATATCTCGTGGATGCCTTTAATCAGCACTGGATCGACAGCTGGCTGAAAAAGGGGTGGAAACGCGGAAAAAATGAGCCTGTGAAAAATGTAGACCTCTGGAAACGGCTGCTGAAGGCGAAGGAAATGCACCAGGTCACCTTTCACTGGGTGAAAGGACACGACGGTCATCCGGAGAATGAACGCTGTGATGAACTCGCGACATCGGCGGCGGACGGCAGCAGCCTGCTGGTGGATACGGTGGA
- the hemL gene encoding glutamate-1-semialdehyde 2,1-aminomutase, whose translation MTRSETLFQEAVQYIPGGVNSPVRAYGSVGMTPRFIRQAKGPYVTDVDDNRYIDYIGSWGPMILGHNHPAVLEAVTKTAMDGLSFGAATEIEVEMAEYICGNVPSVDMVRMVNSGTEAVMSAIRVARGYTRKNKIIKFAGCYHGHCDAMLVKAGSGVMTAGIPDSAGVPAGCTQDTLTAVYNDIDSVKAIFAEFDGQVAAVIVEAVAANMGVVLPKAEFLRELRRLCTEHGALLIFDEVITGFRLAFGGAQEYFGISADLVTYGKIIGAGMPVGAYGGRRDIMQQVAPVGPVYQAGTLSGNPVAMAAGLTQLKILKETPGIYSHMASMGERLFGGMKALLRTYGKNQPLNHTASLGCMYFTDQEVYNYETAKTSDTEAFAGYFRFMLEHGIHLGPSQFEAMFVSNAHTEEVIDQTLDVVKQYLESRV comes from the coding sequence ATGACAAGATCAGAGACGCTGTTTCAGGAAGCGGTGCAGTACATTCCGGGAGGTGTCAACAGCCCGGTGCGTGCTTATGGCTCTGTCGGCATGACGCCGCGTTTTATCAGGCAGGCCAAAGGACCATACGTGACAGATGTGGATGACAACCGCTATATTGATTACATCGGTTCCTGGGGACCGATGATCCTGGGACATAATCACCCCGCGGTTCTGGAAGCGGTGACGAAGACGGCGATGGACGGATTGAGCTTCGGGGCAGCTACTGAGATCGAAGTGGAGATGGCGGAATATATCTGCGGGAATGTGCCGTCCGTCGACATGGTGCGCATGGTGAACTCCGGTACCGAGGCAGTGATGAGTGCCATCCGGGTTGCGAGGGGATACACCAGAAAAAACAAGATTATAAAATTTGCAGGCTGCTATCACGGACACTGTGATGCCATGCTGGTGAAAGCCGGTTCCGGTGTGATGACGGCGGGAATCCCGGACAGTGCAGGGGTCCCTGCGGGATGTACACAGGATACGCTGACGGCGGTCTATAATGATATCGACAGTGTGAAAGCCATATTTGCGGAGTTTGATGGTCAGGTTGCAGCTGTGATCGTGGAGGCGGTCGCTGCCAACATGGGTGTGGTTCTGCCGAAAGCAGAATTTCTGAGGGAGCTGCGCAGACTCTGCACCGAGCACGGTGCACTGCTGATCTTTGACGAGGTAATCACGGGATTCCGTCTGGCGTTCGGCGGAGCACAGGAGTATTTTGGGATTTCCGCCGACCTGGTGACGTACGGCAAGATCATCGGTGCGGGAATGCCGGTCGGTGCGTACGGCGGAAGAAGAGATATCATGCAGCAGGTGGCCCCTGTCGGTCCTGTCTATCAGGCGGGCACACTTTCCGGTAATCCGGTCGCGATGGCAGCGGGACTCACTCAGCTGAAGATACTGAAAGAAACCCCCGGTATCTACAGTCATATGGCGTCGATGGGTGAGCGCCTGTTCGGAGGCATGAAGGCTCTGCTCCGGACCTATGGTAAGAATCAGCCGCTGAATCATACGGCTTCGCTTGGCTGTATGTATTTTACGGATCAGGAAGTCTATAATTATGAGACAGCAAAGACGTCCGACACGGAGGCATTTGCAGGCTATTTCCGATTCATGCTGGAGCATGGAATCCATCTGGGACCATCCCAGTTTGAAGCGATGTTTGTCTCAAATGCGCACACCGAAGAGGTCATTGACCAGACGTTAGACGTGGTGAAACAATATTTGGAAAGCAGAGTGTAA